The window TGGTTTGGGTGTTCCCATTGAATCATTTGCTTTTGGCAATATGCATTTTATTTCTGTCTCATCCTCCAGTGGAAAAATCTGCAGCATGTGCGCTATGCGATTTGCCCTGCTCTGATAAAAATGGATTTACGCATCCCATTGAGAATTGAGAAAACGTAGATGTTTTTTATTCACCTGAGAATTCCTGCTTTATAGAGCCTTCCTGTTCCTTTGGGCGCGTTGAGAATCACAAAATTCTGATCAATATTTTTCAACTCATAAATATTCGCCCTGGAAACAGCTAACTTGACCTTGTTTTCTTGCCGGATAGGATCTGAATGGCAATTGAAGTCAAATCAAGCAATACGCTTCTCCAGAAAATCGTCTGATTTGGATATGTGGCTGTAAAGCCGCAATTATTTACCTTTTAAAGAGAAAAAACAGGCTATTGGCTGAATTCAGACCCTGATCTGTAATCTGATGCTCAGTAAGACCTCTCCTCAAAGAAAGATAAGACGACTTTTTCCAAAAAAAGAAATTTCCTCCAGGGATGGCTAAAATACAAGCATTAGCAACACATGACAATGCTTTCTCTTCGGAATTATTGCAGGAAAAAATACAGTTGGATTGGATTTTGGCGGTCAGGATGCTATGTGTGCCTCGTATGAAGCGGATAATTCGTTATAAAAATAAAATTTCTTTAAATTCGCACTTCTGAAGGCATAATTCTAAAAAGCACCCGGCAATGTCGCATAATGTTAGCGGTCGGGATGTTAATGATGACGCTTATTGACAAAAAGTCAGTGAAAGTGTGTTCTCAGATCTCTATTATTCGGAGTTGCCACTCCACAGAACCTCGAAATCTATTCATCATTGGTGTAAAAGTGATTGATCTCTCAGGTTGCTTCTTCACTTCTGAGATCCGCTCCCCTAAACCGAAACCAATAGCACGATAATTCGAGTATTTACCACGCACAATAAGCTGTAAATGCTGTCCAAGCCCACCTATTGCCTTGCAGGAAATTACCTGCGCTTTTGGATCGGTGAAAGTCGGTTTTTCGTTTTCCGGGCCAAACGGCTCTAATTTCATCAGGTAATCAATGGCATTCCCGGACATTACCTCGTCCAGATTACATTCTATGTTGAGAGTGTTGCCTTGAGCACCCTGTAAAATATTCATTTTTTCAAGCTCAACATGGCGACTCATCTCTTCTCTGAAAGATTCTATGTTGTTTGCAGCAATTGATAAGCCGGCAGCCATAGCATGCCCGCCGTATTTTCCCAGGAGATGTGAACAATTGTGAAGACAACCCAGCAGGTCTATTCCCTCAACAGAACGCCCAGACCCTTTGTATGAAGTCGATTCATTTTCACCCTCTTCTGCAAATACAACGGTTGGCTTCCGGTACACATCCACTATTTTTGACGCGACAATACCGATAACTCCCGGGTGAAAATCACCAGCAACTACTATAGCGGATTTTTCAGCAAGGTTACCCCGCTGTATCAATGTTAAAGCAGTTTCTAGGTTATCTGAACAAATAGACTTTCTTCTTTCATTGTATGATTCCAGCTTTTTTGCCAGATCGCTTCCTGAGGTATGGTTGTCACAGGTCATCAGCTCGACAGCGACATCAGCCGTACCAAGTCTTCCAGCGGCATTGATGCGTGGCCCAATTGAAAATCCTATGTCTTCAGAGGTTAAAAGTGAGCCGTAGAGTCCGGCACTCTCCAAGAGATATCGCAAGCCTGGAATTGAAGAATTGGGTAATGCCTCCATACCTGCCCGTACCAGGATACGATTGGTTTCTGTTATTTCCACGAGATCCGATACAGTTCCAAGAGCTACAAAGCCAAGATAATCTTTGAGATTTGGCTTCTCGTTCTCCCTGAAGTACCCATGTTTTTCTAATTCTGACCTGACGGCTGCGGCAAGGTAGAAGGCAACACCAACTCCGGCCAGCTTTTCGCTGGCAAAATCACAACCGTCCTGATTAGGGTTGAGGATTACACAACCAGGTAAATCCCCTAAAGGGAGCTGGTGATGATCTGTGACTATAACTTTTCCACCAAGTTCGAGAATTTCTGCAACTTCCTTGCTGTTTGAAATTCCGCAGTCGACAGTAATGAGAAGGAAATTATCAATTGAATGCGTACTCTTGAGTTGTTCAAACACCTCAGTGTTCAGGCCATAACCATCTTTTAACCTGTTCGGGATATGCCAATATGGTTCAATGCCTAATTTTCTGAAGAAATTTACTAAAAGTGAAGTCGCTGTGGTGCCGTCAACGTCATAATCACCCCAAATGACGATATCATCGCCCTCCTCTACCCCTTTGACAATGCATTCAACTGCCTGCTGCATGCCCTTCATATTTAAAGGATGCGGAAGAGTTTCGAGTTTAGGGTGAAGGAAGCGAAAAATATCCTGATCATCTGTGATGTTTTTTTTGGCGAAGATTTTTTTAATAAGTTCTGGAAGTTCGTCTTGCATATTGTCTCTGGCTTTAAGGAATTTAGTATCTATTTATTGCTGTTTTTGCAGCCAGTTAGACATATGATCAATTATGATTTTTTTGTTTTCAACTTCAAACCATTCAAGATCGGTAATTTTGTTGAACCAGGTATACTGGCGCTTAGCGTATCGCCTGGTATCACGGGCAAGATATTCCATCATTTCCTCGTAATTCCACAATCCGCTCAAGAAGTTCAACATATGCCGGTAACCTATAGACTTCATGGAGTTGAGATTTTCATGATAACCCATCTTGAGGAGCCCCATAACCTCCTCTTCCAATCCCTGTTCAAGCATGATCTCAGAACGCATATTGATACGCTCATAAAGTTTCTGCCGATCGCAGGTTAAACCAACCTGCAAGATGTTATTCACTATCCCGTTTTGCTCTGACTGTTTCTGGCGACGCAGATGCTCAGACCAGGGAACCCCGGATGCAAGGTAAATCTCAAGCCCTCTGATTATTCTCAAAGTATCGTTGGGATGGATTCTATCGGCGCTAATACGGTCACATAGGGATAATTCCTCGTGTAGTTTCGAGGTGCCTTCGCTTGCCGCTCTCAGCTTAAGCTGTTCCCTGATTTCACGATCTTCGGGAACACCGGCAAAGAGACCGTCAACAAGTGCCTTGAGGTAGAGTCCAGTGCCTCCGGTAAGTAAAGGTGTTTTACCTTTTGCAATGATTGCAGCAATTGCGGCGGCAGCTTCTTTGACAAAACGTGCCGCATCATATTCCTCATCGGGGTAAGCAACATCAATAAGATGATGAGGGATCCCCGCCATCTCTTCCGGCTTGATTTTCGCGGTACCGATATCCATGAATTTGTAAACCTGCATGGAGTCAACACTAATGATTTCGCAGTTACAAACCCTGGCTATTTCCAGGGAGAGATCTGTTTTGCCTATAGCTGTGGGACCAACAAGAGCAAGTACCGGGGTGTTCGTCAGTTCTTGGTAAATAGTGTCTGTGGATTCGGTCATCATTTAAAAGTGATATGGTTTGCGAGCTGTGCTGATCGCTTTTCGCCTATTCCAGGTATTTTTTCAAGTTGTTTTATCGTTGTTACCGGACCATACTGCCTGCGGTGTTGCACTATCCGTTCTGCCATGGCAGGACCGATCCCGGGCAGTGTCGACAGAAGCGAGTAGTCAGCGCTATTGATAGGTACAGGTTCAAAGAAAAACGGTGTCAGATGAGAAGCTCTATCTCTATCATCATCAACGGATTCATCATGTTGCTCATTTACAAGTGTCAACTCACCATTTACCTGACGAAGCATTACCTTCTCCGTTACGACAGTGCTGCACCCCAGTTCAGAGTAAAATTGACCTAAAGCTTGGGTTATCAGGTATATGGCAGCTAATACGAGCAGAATCAGCTGATTAGCATCTAGATTACGAAATTCTCTCATTAGATCTGACGTTAATCTCACAATTAGAAGATTGAACCGCATGGATATCTAATCTATCGCATCAGAAGTCACCAGGAGTCTGTTGGATTAAACCCTTTTTGACTAACTCATCGTTATCGAATGAAAAA of the Desulfosediminicola ganghwensis genome contains:
- the recJ gene encoding single-stranded-DNA-specific exonuclease RecJ gives rise to the protein MQDELPELIKKIFAKKNITDDQDIFRFLHPKLETLPHPLNMKGMQQAVECIVKGVEEGDDIVIWGDYDVDGTTATSLLVNFFRKLGIEPYWHIPNRLKDGYGLNTEVFEQLKSTHSIDNFLLITVDCGISNSKEVAEILELGGKVIVTDHHQLPLGDLPGCVILNPNQDGCDFASEKLAGVGVAFYLAAAVRSELEKHGYFRENEKPNLKDYLGFVALGTVSDLVEITETNRILVRAGMEALPNSSIPGLRYLLESAGLYGSLLTSEDIGFSIGPRINAAGRLGTADVAVELMTCDNHTSGSDLAKKLESYNERRKSICSDNLETALTLIQRGNLAEKSAIVVAGDFHPGVIGIVASKIVDVYRKPTVVFAEEGENESTSYKGSGRSVEGIDLLGCLHNCSHLLGKYGGHAMAAGLSIAANNIESFREEMSRHVELEKMNILQGAQGNTLNIECNLDEVMSGNAIDYLMKLEPFGPENEKPTFTDPKAQVISCKAIGGLGQHLQLIVRGKYSNYRAIGFGLGERISEVKKQPERSITFTPMMNRFRGSVEWQLRIIEI
- the miaA gene encoding tRNA (adenosine(37)-N6)-dimethylallyltransferase MiaA, whose protein sequence is MMTESTDTIYQELTNTPVLALVGPTAIGKTDLSLEIARVCNCEIISVDSMQVYKFMDIGTAKIKPEEMAGIPHHLIDVAYPDEEYDAARFVKEAAAAIAAIIAKGKTPLLTGGTGLYLKALVDGLFAGVPEDREIREQLKLRAASEGTSKLHEELSLCDRISADRIHPNDTLRIIRGLEIYLASGVPWSEHLRRQKQSEQNGIVNNILQVGLTCDRQKLYERINMRSEIMLEQGLEEEVMGLLKMGYHENLNSMKSIGYRHMLNFLSGLWNYEEMMEYLARDTRRYAKRQYTWFNKITDLEWFEVENKKIIIDHMSNWLQKQQ
- a CDS encoding helix-hairpin-helix domain-containing protein, whose product is MLRQVNGELTLVNEQHDESVDDDRDRASHLTPFFFEPVPINSADYSLLSTLPGIGPAMAERIVQHRRQYGPVTTIKQLEKIPGIGEKRSAQLANHITFK